In Flavobacteriales bacterium, a single window of DNA contains:
- a CDS encoding type II toxin-antitoxin system RelE/ParE family toxin → MKRVQIELTPRAQNLLLETIQWYNKQRKGQGTKFYKEVIATFESISKNPDTFQFRYKDVRVSPLKKHPYLVFYSIRKSTAYILAVLHCSQNPENWPKK, encoded by the coding sequence ATGAAGCGAGTTCAGATTGAGCTTACGCCTCGTGCTCAAAATCTCTTACTGGAAACCATTCAATGGTATAACAAACAACGAAAAGGTCAGGGGACTAAATTCTATAAGGAAGTTATAGCCACTTTTGAAAGCATTTCAAAGAATCCGGATACTTTTCAGTTCAGGTATAAAGATGTGCGCGTTTCACCCTTGAAAAAACATCCCTATTTGGTTTTTTATTCAATTCGGAAATCCACAGCGTATATACTTGCCGTATTACATTGCTCCCAAAATCCTGAAAACTGGCCGAAAAAATAA